The Staphylococcus carnosus genome has a segment encoding these proteins:
- a CDS encoding APC family permease: protein MNKLGFWSIVLLTINLIVGSGIFLSPGTVVGMAGKYTPLVYLIAASFAGVLAISFAAAAKYVNKGGAAYAYSTAAFGENIGFYVGIAQFIAGSIAWGVMATAVVKTILVISGGPSNNPVWVTAGILILMIIVFCINIFGTKLFEIVNNLSTAGKLISLGTVIIAGLITIISTGKSHYYEIDHLVNTSHLDSSGFVMAIIAAFYAFTGFENVANGSQDMQSPEKNLPKAIPLAILIIGTAFIGLITIIMMINPEALLRTKQVVSLVAIFKSPILYNIILYGALISMFGINIATSFSIPRMLESVAEKGQLPVWFKYRNKYGFPLNAFLATAVVAVLLPMSFRFDMDSIIVLSAISRFVQFLVVPAALITFYMGRAHDDVLDSAKKNIFTDMFMPSFALFLTVFMLFRFDWKSEFSVKHHGDLVLNYSAIIAMVIGYIVLPAVLFWINHRRNEKRKMVNEE, encoded by the coding sequence GTGAACAAACTTGGATTTTGGTCAATCGTATTATTGACGATTAACTTGATTGTAGGGTCTGGTATTTTCTTATCGCCTGGTACGGTTGTAGGCATGGCAGGTAAATATACGCCGCTTGTTTATTTAATTGCTGCTTCATTTGCAGGCGTACTTGCAATCTCTTTTGCAGCTGCAGCTAAATATGTGAATAAAGGTGGCGCAGCATATGCATATTCTACTGCTGCTTTCGGAGAAAACATTGGTTTTTATGTGGGTATTGCTCAATTTATTGCAGGCAGTATTGCTTGGGGCGTTATGGCGACTGCAGTCGTGAAAACCATTCTAGTGATTTCTGGTGGACCTAGTAATAATCCTGTATGGGTTACTGCCGGCATTTTGATTTTAATGATAATTGTATTTTGTATTAACATCTTCGGTACAAAATTATTTGAAATCGTGAATAACCTTTCAACAGCAGGGAAGTTGATTTCATTAGGAACAGTGATTATAGCTGGTTTAATTACGATTATCTCAACAGGAAAATCACATTATTATGAAATAGATCATCTTGTTAATACATCACATTTAGATTCTTCAGGTTTTGTGATGGCGATTATTGCAGCGTTTTATGCCTTTACTGGTTTTGAGAACGTGGCGAATGGTTCACAAGATATGCAATCACCTGAAAAGAATTTGCCTAAAGCAATTCCGTTAGCAATTTTAATCATCGGTACTGCGTTCATAGGTTTGATTACGATTATTATGATGATCAACCCTGAAGCGTTATTAAGAACGAAGCAAGTGGTTTCGCTTGTTGCGATATTTAAATCACCGATTCTCTATAACATCATTTTATATGGTGCATTAATTTCAATGTTCGGTATCAATATTGCGACATCATTCTCGATTCCGCGTATGTTGGAATCTGTAGCTGAAAAAGGGCAGCTGCCGGTATGGTTTAAATATCGTAATAAGTATGGCTTTCCATTGAATGCATTTTTAGCTACTGCGGTGGTTGCAGTGCTATTACCTATGTCATTTCGTTTTGATATGGATAGCATCATTGTACTCAGTGCGATTTCTAGATTTGTTCAGTTTCTTGTAGTCCCTGCAGCATTAATTACGTTTTATATGGGCAGAGCGCATGATGATGTATTGGATTCAGCGAAAAAGAATATCTTTACAGACATGTTTATGCCAAGCTTCGCATTATTCTTAACAGTCTTTATGCTTTTCAGATTTGATTGGAAAAGTGAGTTTTCCGTGAAACATCATGGAGATCTGGTCTTGAATTATTCAGCAATCATTGCGATGGTGATTGGTTATATCGTACTGCCTGCAGTGTTGTTTTGGATAAATCATCGTAGGAATGAAAAAAGAAAAATGGTCAATGAGGAATAG
- a CDS encoding gamma-glutamyl-gamma-aminobutyrate hydrolase family protein produces MSAIIGISTSILKDQDGMFPGYQRCYVNKDYINAVIKQGDTPLVIPMNNDKSIIKQQVKKLDGLILSGGHDVSPALYHEDPLEKLSETLIERDKFDFALIEEATKKNIPILGICRGAQILNVYFGGTLYQDTSYRERSTIRHWQSFNPTEKTHQITIKPKTRMAQIFKTSSFYVNSFHHQLIHELASNFIAAAHSNDQSIEAFESKDDSFILGIQWHPEMLWKESSMDELFLDFIKQAERM; encoded by the coding sequence ATGTCAGCCATCATTGGAATATCAACAAGTATCTTAAAAGATCAAGACGGCATGTTTCCTGGATATCAACGTTGTTATGTCAATAAGGATTATATTAATGCAGTTATTAAACAAGGGGACACCCCCTTGGTCATTCCAATGAATAACGATAAGTCTATCATCAAACAGCAAGTTAAGAAATTAGATGGATTAATATTGAGCGGAGGACATGATGTAAGTCCGGCACTTTACCACGAAGATCCATTAGAAAAATTGAGTGAGACATTAATTGAAAGAGACAAATTTGATTTTGCGCTCATCGAAGAAGCAACTAAGAAAAACATACCTATTTTAGGCATTTGCAGAGGGGCTCAAATTCTAAATGTTTATTTTGGGGGAACCTTATATCAAGATACATCATATAGAGAAAGAAGTACGATTAGACATTGGCAATCTTTTAACCCAACTGAAAAAACACACCAAATAACAATAAAGCCTAAAACACGTATGGCTCAAATTTTTAAAACATCTTCATTTTATGTGAATTCTTTTCACCATCAGTTGATTCATGAACTCGCAAGTAATTTCATTGCGGCGGCACATTCTAATGATCAATCTATTGAAGCCTTTGAATCAAAAGATGACAGTTTTATTTTAGGTATTCAATGGCATCCTGAAATGTTATGGAAAGAGTCGAGTATGGATGAGTTGTTTTTAGATTTTATAAAACAAGCTGAAAGAATGTGA
- a CDS encoding APC family permease: MKKLGFWSIVLFAINSIIGSGIFLSPAAVIKIAGKYTPIVYVSAALLAAVLAITFAAAAKYVSKSGAAYAYATAAFGKNIGFYVGITRFVAASIAWGVMATAVVKTVITIFGGDNTEFWMITLGLLLLMAVLLIINMAGNKIFTIINNLSTIGKLLALVTTIVAGAVIVIMTGKNHFNEINSIVDTSKINGSTLVMAVIAAFYAFTGFESVANASEDMKKPERNLPRAIPLAILVIGIVYIGIIIVTMMVNPGALIKTKEVVSLVAVFDSPVIYNIILYGALVSMFGINVAASFGTPRILEAIANENQVPHWFKQRTKQGFPFIAFLTTCIVAAVLPMAFQYDMTSIIILSSISRFIQFLVVPVGVLMFYFGKERGHVLDNVHKNIVTDVILPAVSLLLTILLLVMFDWKGQFSIKTDHGTMLNYYAITAMVIGYAILPAVLFWVNKKRKTEIK, encoded by the coding sequence ATGAAAAAGTTAGGGTTTTGGTCCATAGTATTATTTGCGATTAATTCAATCATTGGTTCTGGGATATTTTTATCTCCTGCTGCAGTAATTAAAATAGCGGGGAAGTATACACCGATTGTCTATGTATCAGCAGCGTTATTAGCGGCAGTGTTAGCGATAACTTTTGCAGCGGCTGCTAAATATGTAAGTAAAAGTGGTGCAGCATATGCATACGCTACAGCAGCCTTTGGAAAAAATATCGGTTTTTATGTGGGTATTACGAGATTTGTAGCGGCAAGTATTGCTTGGGGCGTTATGGCTACAGCAGTCGTGAAAACAGTGATTACTATTTTTGGTGGAGATAACACAGAATTCTGGATGATTACATTAGGTTTACTGTTGCTAATGGCTGTATTACTTATCATTAATATGGCTGGTAACAAGATTTTTACGATTATCAATAACCTTTCTACAATCGGGAAGTTGTTGGCATTAGTGACTACGATTGTAGCTGGTGCTGTTATCGTGATAATGACAGGAAAAAACCATTTTAATGAAATTAATAGTATTGTAGATACTTCAAAGATTAATGGTTCTACTCTAGTCATGGCAGTAATTGCTGCTTTCTATGCTTTTACTGGTTTTGAAAGTGTTGCGAATGCTTCAGAAGATATGAAAAAACCTGAGAGAAACTTACCAAGAGCAATTCCATTAGCTATTTTAGTCATCGGTATTGTGTATATAGGGATTATAATAGTAACGATGATGGTGAATCCAGGAGCGCTTATTAAAACAAAAGAAGTCGTGTCTTTAGTAGCGGTGTTTGATTCACCGGTTATTTATAACATCATTTTATATGGTGCTTTGGTTTCAATGTTCGGTATAAATGTGGCGGCTTCATTCGGTACGCCAAGGATTTTAGAGGCAATCGCGAATGAAAATCAGGTGCCCCATTGGTTTAAACAGCGTACGAAACAAGGATTCCCGTTTATTGCCTTTTTGACTACTTGTATTGTAGCTGCAGTGTTACCGATGGCATTCCAATATGATATGACAAGTATCATTATTTTAAGTTCAATTTCTAGATTTATTCAATTTTTAGTTGTACCGGTTGGTGTATTGATGTTTTATTTCGGAAAAGAAAGAGGCCATGTATTAGACAATGTGCATAAAAACATTGTAACGGACGTTATTTTGCCAGCAGTATCATTACTATTAACGATATTATTATTGGTGATGTTCGATTGGAAAGGCCAGTTCTCCATTAAAACAGATCATGGCACTATGTTGAATTATTATGCGATTACGGCTATGGTAATTGGGTACGCTATATTACCGGCTGTGTTATTCTGGGTAAATAAGAAGAGAAAGACAGAAATAAAATAA
- a CDS encoding class I SAM-dependent methyltransferase: protein MTNNRNDFTLRLLEDANIHPGMRVLDVGCGPGEVTGLLAALVGDSGKVIGIDTNTQLLNLAKQNHSGENIEYREADIYDLPQDLGTFDAIVGRRVLMYLPEPMQALENLKPFLKTDGMLIFQESDAINGGTGGDNLPRHQQAIQWVWQTVGLEGGDIHIGEKLYDMYVQLGIENPNIMAEVVMQTSKDNDLAWLIEMMLPRMQSHQVLSEDFSIDTFKKELKAEADATNTAFIRDTAFGVWGKFN, encoded by the coding sequence ATGACGAATAACCGTAATGATTTCACACTAAGATTATTAGAGGATGCGAATATTCATCCAGGCATGCGAGTACTAGATGTAGGTTGCGGTCCAGGCGAAGTTACTGGATTACTAGCCGCACTTGTTGGTGATTCTGGGAAAGTTATCGGTATTGATACAAATACGCAATTGTTGAATCTCGCAAAACAAAATCATAGTGGAGAGAATATTGAATATAGAGAAGCGGATATTTATGACTTACCTCAAGATTTAGGAACATTTGATGCTATAGTAGGACGTCGAGTACTTATGTATTTGCCAGAACCAATGCAAGCTTTGGAGAATCTGAAGCCGTTTCTTAAGACGGACGGTATGCTTATTTTTCAAGAAAGTGATGCAATCAATGGCGGTACTGGCGGAGATAACTTGCCTAGACATCAACAAGCAATCCAATGGGTATGGCAGACAGTTGGATTAGAAGGCGGAGACATTCATATTGGTGAAAAACTCTATGATATGTATGTGCAGCTCGGTATTGAAAATCCTAATATTATGGCTGAAGTAGTAATGCAGACGTCTAAAGACAATGATCTCGCTTGGCTTATAGAAATGATGCTGCCGAGAATGCAATCGCATCAAGTATTAAGCGAAGACTTCTCGATAGACACATTTAAAAAAGAATTAAAAGCAGAAGCAGATGCTACAAATACAGCATTTATTCGTGATACTGCTTTTGGTGTTTGGGGAAAATTTAATTAA
- a CDS encoding helix-turn-helix transcriptional regulator, producing MDKSTRVLNIFTRLLNGETVRKSDLSEFGNVSTKSIQRDVRTINDFFYESEYWNNRNTEIVYKKNGYELITNFNSLNGLALLGLMVKIKSLTPILHVDVYNLFRREIQNLRIEDRKILSEMLKHFKKRDETFPGEILMLIEQAISQKSLVWMKFKGRNIEVKPLSTMYMHYDYWFTYEYEKTVYTERVRHIENFKVSNHTFDEVKSKELVTVEIDKSKWELFRQQYAIVEILENTNDGKIIVKVACTELDAYYIAYQMAPLARILEPQKYIDSFIERINQIKSCYE from the coding sequence ATGGATAAATCAACAAGAGTTTTGAATATCTTCACACGTTTGCTGAATGGGGAAACTGTTAGAAAATCAGATCTTTCTGAGTTTGGAAATGTGAGTACGAAGTCTATTCAAAGAGATGTTAGAACGATAAATGATTTTTTTTATGAAAGTGAATATTGGAATAATAGAAATACTGAAATCGTGTATAAAAAGAATGGCTATGAATTAATCACAAACTTTAATAGTTTAAATGGGTTAGCTTTGCTAGGGCTTATGGTTAAAATTAAAAGTTTAACGCCTATTTTGCATGTAGATGTATATAACTTATTCAGAAGAGAAATACAGAATTTGCGTATTGAAGATAGAAAAATTTTAAGTGAGATGTTAAAACACTTTAAAAAGCGTGATGAAACGTTTCCGGGTGAAATATTAATGTTAATAGAACAAGCAATTAGTCAAAAAAGCTTGGTTTGGATGAAATTCAAAGGACGTAATATTGAAGTAAAGCCGTTATCGACGATGTATATGCATTACGATTATTGGTTTACATATGAATATGAAAAAACGGTTTATACGGAGCGAGTAAGACATATTGAAAATTTTAAAGTTTCAAACCATACCTTTGACGAAGTTAAAAGTAAAGAACTTGTTACAGTTGAAATTGATAAGTCGAAATGGGAATTATTTCGCCAGCAATATGCAATAGTAGAAATATTAGAAAATACAAATGATGGAAAAATCATAGTCAAAGTTGCTTGTACGGAATTAGATGCTTACTACATCGCATATCAGATGGCGCCATTAGCTCGTATCTTAGAACCTCAAAAGTATATAGATAGTTTTATTGAACGTATTAATCAAATCAAAAGTTGCTATGAGTAA
- a CDS encoding MerR family transcriptional regulator: protein MEKYTIQEVSDMKDISKSKLRYYEKHGLLMNIERNTHNQRVYSHKDIEMISLIQCFSLLNMPLKQIKQNVDKLSEDETQISDILEAHLKVLKAEREIVDLRISAIEEKLSQTSKTS from the coding sequence TTGGAAAAATATACAATTCAAGAAGTGTCTGATATGAAAGACATTTCAAAGAGTAAACTGCGTTATTATGAAAAACACGGCTTACTTATGAATATTGAACGCAATACACATAACCAACGTGTCTATTCTCATAAAGATATAGAAATGATCAGCTTGATTCAATGTTTTAGTTTATTGAATATGCCTTTGAAACAAATCAAACAAAATGTCGATAAGCTTTCTGAAGATGAAACGCAGATTTCAGACATATTAGAAGCCCATCTTAAAGTCTTGAAAGCTGAAAGAGAGATTGTTGATTTACGTATATCTGCAATTGAAGAAAAACTATCTCAAACTAGTAAAACATCTTAA
- a CDS encoding nitroreductase family protein: MENFTDILNSRKSVKGFDPDYKIPKEEMDEILAKAAQAPSSVNMQPWRIAVVESDEAKDTLRPLIQFNTNQNDTSSAMLVIFGDLQCYENADFIYESAVEQGMMPEEVKNQILPLAKDGYKSLSREQMSDIVKIDSSLMAMQLMLVAKQYGYDTNPIGGFEADKIGEALGYPLDRYVPVMIVAIGKKAKEPRESFRMPTEKFVEYQ; this comes from the coding sequence ATGGAAAACTTTACTGATATTTTGAACAGTAGAAAATCTGTAAAAGGGTTTGATCCTGATTACAAAATTCCAAAAGAAGAAATGGATGAAATCTTAGCAAAAGCTGCTCAAGCACCTTCTTCAGTGAATATGCAGCCGTGGAGAATTGCGGTAGTTGAAAGTGATGAAGCTAAAGATACGTTAAGACCATTAATCCAATTTAATACAAACCAAAATGATACATCTTCAGCGATGCTTGTTATTTTCGGTGATTTACAATGTTATGAAAATGCAGACTTCATTTATGAAAGTGCTGTAGAACAAGGTATGATGCCTGAAGAAGTTAAAAATCAAATCTTACCATTAGCAAAAGATGGATATAAAAGTTTGTCACGTGAGCAAATGAGTGACATTGTGAAAATTGACAGCAGTTTGATGGCAATGCAGTTGATGTTAGTAGCAAAACAATATGGTTATGATACGAATCCGATTGGTGGATTTGAAGCAGATAAAATTGGTGAAGCATTAGGTTATCCATTAGACCGTTATGTTCCTGTTATGATTGTGGCTATCGGTAAAAAAGCGAAAGAACCACGTGAATCATTCAGAATGCCAACTGAAAAATTTGTAGAGTATCAATAA
- a CDS encoding metallophosphoesterase, which produces MRIGTISDLHIDRPSDYTETEYAETLASLAEDQHLDVLLIAGDISNDYRKSYQFVQEMKRRINKEVLFIPGNHDYWNVDEKTTHEIHEFFMQQPECLMGHPYIINDEWAIVGNSGWYDYTFASSEYTTERLERRRFKGATWQDKVHVDWGMSDIEVSHKAALMAENDLQKVEDKKIILVTHVVTDPSFRVPMPHRIFNYFNAFIGTSDFQPLFQKYNIRYSLMGHVHFRGETEKDGIEFACVSLGYFREWRTKNIYREMSHALNVIEIS; this is translated from the coding sequence GTGAGAATAGGAACAATTTCAGACTTGCATATTGATCGACCATCTGATTATACAGAAACTGAATATGCTGAAACATTAGCATCATTAGCTGAAGACCAACATCTCGATGTCCTTTTGATAGCTGGAGATATTTCAAATGATTACCGTAAATCCTATCAGTTTGTACAAGAAATGAAGAGAAGGATAAATAAAGAAGTGCTTTTTATACCTGGTAACCACGATTATTGGAATGTAGATGAAAAGACAACACATGAAATTCATGAATTTTTCATGCAACAACCAGAGTGCTTAATGGGACATCCTTATATTATTAATGATGAGTGGGCAATCGTTGGGAATAGTGGCTGGTATGATTATACATTCGCAAGTTCAGAGTATACAACTGAACGTTTAGAACGAAGACGTTTCAAAGGGGCAACTTGGCAAGATAAAGTCCATGTTGACTGGGGAATGAGTGATATTGAGGTCTCCCATAAAGCAGCTTTGATGGCAGAAAATGATCTTCAAAAAGTAGAAGATAAAAAAATTATTCTCGTCACACATGTTGTGACGGACCCTAGTTTCAGAGTGCCAATGCCACATCGCATCTTTAACTATTTTAATGCTTTTATTGGCACATCAGACTTTCAACCATTATTCCAAAAATATAATATTCGTTATAGTTTAATGGGGCATGTACATTTCAGAGGTGAAACTGAGAAAGATGGTATAGAATTTGCATGTGTATCTTTAGGTTATTTCAGAGAATGGCGTACTAAAAATATATATCGCGAAATGTCGCATGCGTTAAATGTGATTGAAATCAGTTAA
- a CDS encoding peptidoglycan DD-metalloendopeptidase family protein, protein MNKLLTATIVGLGVSSVGFISHSADAAENTQGTPQVEQQQQQTQEAKGYSYGSYFTKDAQGNYHHTLDGNWNQSMFDNHEYQFTLTDSEGATHYFYFPQSALIQNYQQDDNNYSPSASSEEVQKEGYDVNATPSAEDKAKNPNAAKAEDNNNTQNAQNNNQNTQAQDTTSADEVSSAQGNETSNTVASEDNTTNNTSASLQNNQNTQSASTYNQSSGEESNVQSQNATSNTQQPQTAQAPEVNNTQDNAGGSSEGNTTEAPDTSDNGDGAHAQDARWLTKHPKLQEYGQYHGGGAHYGVDYGMPENTPVYSLTDGTVTQAGWSNYGGGNQVTIQEKNSDNYQWYMHMNKLNVQQGQSVNAGDQIGQSGSTGNSTAPHLHFQRMQGGVGNEYSVNPDSYINSKQ, encoded by the coding sequence ATGAATAAGTTATTGACAGCGACAATCGTAGGTTTGGGAGTATCATCAGTCGGGTTTATCAGTCACAGTGCAGATGCAGCGGAAAATACACAAGGCACACCACAGGTTGAACAGCAACAACAGCAAACACAAGAAGCGAAAGGTTATTCTTACGGTTCTTATTTCACAAAGGATGCACAAGGTAATTACCACCACACTTTAGATGGTAATTGGAATCAATCAATGTTTGATAATCACGAATATCAATTTACATTAACTGATTCAGAAGGTGCGACACATTATTTCTACTTCCCACAAAGTGCATTAATCCAAAACTACCAACAAGATGACAATAACTACTCTCCAAGTGCTTCTAGTGAAGAAGTACAAAAAGAAGGTTATGACGTAAATGCTACACCTTCAGCAGAAGATAAAGCAAAAAATCCTAATGCTGCAAAAGCAGAAGATAATAACAATACTCAAAACGCTCAAAATAACAACCAAAATACACAAGCACAAGATACAACTTCAGCAGATGAAGTATCAAGTGCACAAGGAAATGAAACAAGTAATACTGTAGCTTCTGAAGACAACACAACAAACAATACATCAGCAAGCCTGCAAAATAATCAAAATACACAATCAGCTTCAACATATAATCAGTCAAGTGGTGAAGAATCAAATGTTCAATCACAAAATGCTACTTCAAACACACAACAACCACAAACTGCACAAGCTCCAGAAGTAAATAACACACAAGATAATGCAGGCGGTTCAAGTGAAGGTAATACAACAGAAGCACCTGATACGAGTGATAATGGTGACGGTGCCCATGCACAAGACGCAAGATGGTTAACTAAACACCCTAAATTACAAGAGTATGGACAATATCATGGCGGGGGCGCACATTATGGCGTTGACTATGGTATGCCAGAAAATACACCTGTTTATTCATTAACAGACGGTACAGTGACACAAGCAGGTTGGAGTAACTATGGCGGTGGTAACCAAGTTACAATCCAAGAGAAAAATAGTGATAATTACCAATGGTATATGCATATGAATAAATTGAACGTGCAACAAGGACAAAGTGTTAATGCAGGTGACCAAATCGGTCAATCAGGAAGCACTGGTAATTCAACTGCACCGCACTTGCACTTCCAACGCATGCAAGGTGGCGTAGGTAATGAATATAGTGTGAATCCAGACAGTTACATTAACAGCAAACAATAA
- a CDS encoding class I SAM-dependent methyltransferase produces MYIWDKKFDSTDYLYGKAPNAYIKEVFNQEANDNEKVLILAEGEGRNASYLANLGYDVMTYDLSKVGIEKQLKLANEMGVTIDARYGDVTKQGLVPDNQFDYTINVFGHVLTEDKPGMFNNLIQPLVNHGHSYFEFYSKDQVDFGTGGPKDVNMLYDVDEIKTYLSHLPVKIHRLEKIEIERHEGNKHNGLGSVIQGHIEKTEN; encoded by the coding sequence ATGTATATTTGGGATAAAAAATTTGATTCAACTGATTATCTTTATGGCAAAGCACCAAATGCCTATATCAAAGAAGTATTTAATCAAGAGGCAAACGACAACGAAAAAGTTCTGATTTTAGCGGAAGGCGAAGGACGTAATGCATCATATTTAGCCAATCTTGGTTACGATGTTATGACTTATGATTTATCAAAAGTAGGTATCGAAAAACAATTAAAACTCGCAAACGAAATGGGTGTAACAATTGATGCACGATATGGTGATGTCACAAAGCAAGGTTTAGTGCCTGATAATCAGTTTGATTATACTATAAACGTATTTGGCCATGTCCTCACTGAAGATAAACCCGGCATGTTTAATAATCTAATTCAGCCTTTAGTTAATCATGGTCACAGCTATTTTGAATTCTACTCTAAAGATCAAGTCGATTTTGGTACAGGCGGTCCTAAAGATGTAAACATGCTATATGATGTAGATGAAATCAAAACATATTTATCTCACTTGCCAGTAAAGATTCATCGTTTAGAAAAAATTGAAATCGAACGACATGAAGGTAATAAACACAATGGATTAGGTAGTGTCATTCAAGGTCATATAGAAAAAACAGAAAATTAA
- a CDS encoding NAD-dependent succinate-semialdehyde dehydrogenase, whose protein sequence is MAKLEVLNPATNDVIETLEYTDEATINKQIENAQKAFESWREVDAHTRSQKLWAWSKLIDEHKEELAELITKEGGKPLKEALGEVDYARSYVDWYAEEAKRIYGRTIPANTTSKKIIVQSFPVGVVGAITPWNFPAAMITRKMAPALAAGCTIVCKPAVQTPLTTIRLVELAHEAGIPEDAIQYVIASGKDAGRIFTESSIIQKITFTGSTPVGKKLIEGASSSVKNVTMELGGLAPLIVHKDADIDFAVDQTIATKFRNAGQTCICANRIYVHEAIASTYVEKLSQKVNALKVGNGLDKGVDIGPLINQKGVDKVIDQIKDAVSKGGKLSRSLEDIESLGGNFLKPVVISNVNQDMIIMHEETFGPVAPVMSYSKLDDAIQYANDTEFGLAAYFFTKDYATGFYLYDNLDYGVIGWNDGGPSAAHAPFGGMKESGYGREGGIEGIQPYLETKYLSIGNM, encoded by the coding sequence ATGGCAAAATTAGAAGTTTTGAACCCGGCAACGAATGATGTCATTGAAACTTTAGAATACACAGATGAAGCTACAATCAATAAGCAAATCGAAAACGCACAAAAAGCATTCGAATCTTGGCGAGAAGTAGATGCACATACACGTTCGCAAAAATTATGGGCTTGGTCTAAATTAATTGATGAACATAAAGAAGAATTAGCAGAATTGATTACCAAAGAAGGCGGCAAACCTCTAAAAGAAGCATTAGGCGAAGTGGATTATGCGCGTTCTTATGTTGATTGGTATGCAGAAGAAGCAAAACGGATTTACGGACGCACGATTCCAGCTAATACAACTTCTAAAAAAATTATCGTTCAATCATTCCCAGTAGGAGTTGTAGGAGCAATTACACCTTGGAACTTCCCAGCTGCAATGATTACACGTAAAATGGCTCCTGCCTTAGCTGCAGGTTGCACGATTGTTTGCAAACCTGCAGTACAAACACCTTTAACAACAATACGTTTAGTTGAGTTAGCACATGAAGCAGGTATTCCTGAAGATGCAATTCAATATGTGATTGCTTCCGGTAAAGATGCAGGACGTATTTTCACTGAAAGTTCCATCATTCAAAAAATCACATTTACAGGATCTACACCAGTCGGTAAAAAATTAATCGAAGGCGCTTCAAGTTCAGTTAAAAATGTCACAATGGAACTTGGCGGTCTTGCTCCGTTAATTGTACACAAAGATGCAGATATTGATTTTGCTGTAGATCAAACAATCGCTACAAAATTCAGAAATGCAGGACAAACTTGTATTTGTGCCAACCGTATTTATGTACATGAAGCTATTGCTTCAACTTACGTCGAAAAATTGAGTCAAAAAGTAAATGCATTGAAGGTTGGAAATGGTTTAGATAAAGGTGTTGATATCGGACCTTTAATCAATCAAAAAGGCGTAGATAAAGTTATTGATCAAATTAAAGATGCGGTCTCTAAAGGCGGTAAACTTTCTCGCTCACTAGAAGATATTGAATCACTAGGTGGCAACTTCTTAAAACCCGTCGTTATTTCAAATGTAAATCAAGATATGATTATTATGCATGAAGAAACATTCGGTCCTGTTGCGCCAGTTATGAGTTATTCAAAATTAGATGATGCAATTCAATATGCTAATGATACTGAATTCGGTTTAGCTGCTTACTTCTTTACTAAAGATTATGCAACTGGATTCTATCTGTATGATAACTTAGATTATGGTGTTATTGGTTGGAATGACGGCGGACCATCTGCTGCACATGCTCCATTCGGCGGTATGAAAGAAAGCGGTTATGGTCGAGAAGGCGGCATTGAAGGTATTCAACCTTATTTAGAAACAAAATATTTATCTATCGGAAATATGTAA